One Coffea arabica cultivar ET-39 chromosome 5c, Coffea Arabica ET-39 HiFi, whole genome shotgun sequence DNA window includes the following coding sequences:
- the LOC113688898 gene encoding universal stress protein PHOS32, translating to MSSQQENDHHHPNLLPPVQVKPPPTSPAFSITFSTPTSVSPLTPTHRRIAIAVDLSDESAFAVKWAIENYLRPGDAVILLHVRPTSILYGADWGSSTPTSTVTPPSSPFQAHATSHDQKLEEDFDNLTNSKATGLAQPLVEAHVPFKIHIVKDHDLKERLCLEVERLGLSAVIMGSRGFGASRKNSKGRLGSVSDYCVHHCVCPVVVVRYPGDNNEGRNGGVEVVKKTAAVINEAVLHPLPEEEHETNEEDA from the coding sequence ATGAGTTCTCAACAAGAAAACGACCACCACCACCCCAACCTCCTTCCACCGGTCCAAGTCAAGCCTCCGCCCACCTCCCCAGCCTTCTCAATCACCTTCTCCACCCCAACATCCGTCAGCCCTTTGACCCCAACCCACCGCCGTATCGCCATTGCCGTAGACCTCAGCGATGAAAGCGCTTTCGCCGTGAAATGGGCAATCGAAAACTACCTCCGCCCGGGCGACGCAGTCATCCTCCTCCACGTCCGCCCGACCTCCATCCTCTACGGAGCTGACTGGGGGTCCAGCACCCCCACCTCCACCGTTACACCTCCATCCTCTCCTTTCCAAGCCCACGCCACCTCTCACGACCAAAAACTCGAAGAAGATTTCGATAACTTGACGAACTCGAAGGCCACAGGCTTAGCACAACCATTAGTAGAGGCCCACGTGCCATTCAAGATTCATATAGTGAAGGATCATGATTTGAAGGAGCGGCTGTGTTTGGAGGTGGAAAGGTTGGGGTTGAGCGCGGTGATCATGGGGAGCAGAGGCTTTGGGGCGTCGAGGAAGAATAGTAAAGGCAGGCTTGGGAGTGTGAGTGATTATTGTGTGCACCATTGTGTGTGCCCGGTGGTGGTGGTGAGATATCCTGGGGACAACAATGAAGGCAGAAATGGCGGTGTTGAGGTTGTGAAGAAGACGGCTGCCGTGATTAATGAGGCGGTGCTCCACCCTCTTCCAGAGGAGGAGCATGAAACGAACGAAGAAGATGCATGA
- the LOC113688897 gene encoding uncharacterized protein — MMFRFSCFNTHMQSHKQKKTVHLSAEAMQKNLEDCSQNKALQKFTSLTAENSSSKLKVERDTLSSFVDCPKDTCAVEADSKSEEVDRVCDISVPKAALIKKSKSLGSGLDMKGRDSGGSGSEDEIDQQFSGDGSPDNCGSLVPSRAKDSRTSLLNQFHETLPSDSVHATCDNIGSTFSMGDAPNMEKESHENSDAQLSGEHTPDREKESHENSDAQLSGEHTPRTPPVFVRSISLPNISSSGQPTVNHLPRSRSAEDLNVLDSRWRDILMHEVGTELLQHQARSDLVSTIHDKNACGNPADDNFVTYNYVGSAKDWIIPMGDEVNMDNHLSGNSSSRRWDELPSRDFKIKRIEEWVIDLQHCSPLEESNELPASEDHVVSTGKSSLNVPATSIEGKVNPGMEAVKKYISSLSPTATAAQLVNHGLVVIPFLSAFSSLKALNLSGNAIVRITAGSLPRGLHILNLSKNNISTIEGLRDLTRLRVLDLSYNRILRIGHGLAYCSSLKELYLAGNKISEVEGLHRLLKLNVLDLRFNKISTTKCLGQLAANYNSLQAISLEGNPAQKNVGDEQVKKYLQGLVPHLTYFNRQPIKVGTMKDTADRSARLGISAYQIDRGLKADAKAMRRGAHGAANKVASSSIHGRRGQATALSKPSKSRHARLPPSGTKPATQQNQVYDFSNKLLSFRSELSMRRSRSEGTIAAL, encoded by the exons ATGATGTTTAGGTTTTCATGCTTCAACACTCACATGCAGTCGCACAAGCAGAAG AAAACTGTTCATCTATCTGCTGAAGCAATGCAGAAGAACCTGGAAGATTGTTCACAGAACAAGGCCCTGCAGAAATTTACTTCCTTGACAGCAGAAAATTCCTCCTCAAAGTTGAAGGTTGAGAGAGATACTCTTAGCAGTTTTGTTGATTGTCCAAAAGATACCTGTGCTGTTGAGGCCGACTCTAAATCAGAGGAGGTTGATAGGGTCTGTGATATTTCAGTTCCTAAGGCTGCACTTATTAAGAAATCTAAGTCTTTAGGAAGTGGTTTAGACATGAAAGGGAGGGATTCTGGTGGTAGTGGCTCTGAAGATGAGATAGATCAACAGTTCTCTGGTGATGGTTCTCCTGATAACTGTGGGTCTCTTGTTCCTAGCAGAGCCAAGGATTCTCGGACTAGTCTGCTAAACCAGTTTCATGAAACTCTTCCATCTGATTCTGTTCATGCTACTTGTGACAACATTGGATCTACATTTTCCATGGGAGATGCTCCAAATATGGAAAAGGAGTCTCATGAGAATTCTGATGCTCAATTGTCTGGTGAACATACACCAGATAGGGAAAAGGAGTCTCATGAGAATTCTGATGCTCAATTATCTGGTGAACATACACCTCGTACGCCCCCTGTGTTTGTGAGATCCATTTCCTTGCCCAACATCAGTTCTTCTGGTCAGCCCACTGTGAACCATTTACCTCGCTCTAGGTCTGCTGAGGATCTGAATGTTCTAGATTCAAGATGGAGGGATATCTTGATGCATGAAGTAGGAACAGAATTATTGCAGCATCAGGCAAGAAGTGATCTCGTAAGTACTATTCATGATAAAAATGCTTGTGGTAACCCTGCTGATGACAACTTTGTTACCTATAACTATGTTGGTTCAGCAAAAGACTGGATTATACCCATGGGAGATGAAGTGAACATGGATAATCATCTTTCCGGGAATTCTTCATCTCGCCGGTGGGATGAGTTACCGAGCAGGGATTTCAAGATTAAACGAATTGAGGAATGGGTAATTGATCTTCAGCACTGCAGTCCTTTAGAAGAGTCTAACGAATTACCTGCTTCAGAAGATCATGTTGTATCAACAGGCAAAAGTTCTTTGAATGTCCCTGCTACATCAATAGAGGGTAAGGTCAATCCTGGCATGGAAGCTGTAAAAAAATATATCTCTTCATTGAGTCCCACAGCCACTGCTGCTCAGCTGGTTAATCATGGCTTGGTTGTTATTCCATTTCTGAGTGCTTTTTCTAGCCTTAAAGCACTTAATTTATCTGGAAATGCCATAG TTAGAATAACTGCTGGATCTCTCCCTCGAGGACTCCACATTTTGAACTTATCAAAAAACAACATCTCCACAATTGAAGGCTTGCGAGATCTTACACGCCTACGTGTTCTTGACCTAAGCTACAATCGTATACTGCGAATCGGTCATG GCCTTGCTTATTGTTCCTCCTTGAAAGAGCTTTACTTGGCCGGTAATAAAATTAGTGAGGTTGAAGGTCTTCATCGACTTCTTAAGTTGAATGTTCTGGACCTGCGATTCAACAAAATCTCAACAACGAAGTGTCTGGGCCAGCTCGCTGCTAATTATAATTCTTTACAAGCAATTAGCCTTGAAGGGAACCCAGCCCAGAAGAATGTTGGTGATGAGCAAGTGAAAAAATACTTACAAGGCCTTGTTCCTCATTTAACATATTTCAATCGGCAACCTATTAAAGTTGGCACAATGAAGGACACAGCAGATAGGTCGGCTCGATTAGGTATTAGTGCTTATCAGATTGATCGTGGCCTCAAAGCAGACGCCAAGGCGATGCGCAGGGGTGCTCATGGTGCTGCTAACAAGGTGGCATCATCGTCAATTCACGGTCGTAGGGGTCAAGCAACAGCCTTGTCAAAGCCTTCCAAGAGCAGGCATGCGCGACTGCCACCTAGTGGAACTAAGCCAGCGACTCAGCAGAATCAGGTGTATGATTTTAGCAACAAGCTTCTGAGCTTCAGATCTGAACTCTCCATGCGCAGAAGCCGCAGTGAGGGAACTATTGCTGctctttaa